A genomic segment from Ramlibacter agri encodes:
- the thiD gene encoding bifunctional hydroxymethylpyrimidine kinase/phosphomethylpyrimidine kinase, with product MTNSTPISTRPDPQPENDDAGPACVMVFNASDPSGAGGLAADVTSIASVGAHPLPVVTGAYVRDTGEVFDHFAFDEDAVAEQARTILEDVPVQVIKVGFAGSPESISTIAEIAADYPDVPLIAYMPALSWWDEGPADLYEDAFKELLLPQTTVLVGNHSTLWRWLLPDWNKESSPTARDLAKAASEMGVPYTLVTGVPLPDQFVDNVLATPQAVLASEKFERFDAVFSGAGDTLSAALAALVAGGSDLAAAATEALAYLDRCLDGGFRPGMGHVVPDRLFWAQPEAEAADEDDSSSAQPGFDLPPHDTKH from the coding sequence ATGACTAATTCCACACCTATCTCCACGCGCCCGGATCCCCAGCCCGAAAACGACGACGCAGGCCCGGCTTGCGTGATGGTGTTCAACGCGAGCGACCCCAGCGGTGCAGGCGGACTCGCGGCGGATGTCACCTCGATCGCATCGGTGGGCGCGCATCCGCTGCCCGTCGTCACCGGCGCGTATGTGCGCGACACCGGAGAGGTGTTCGACCATTTCGCCTTCGACGAGGACGCGGTCGCCGAGCAGGCGCGCACGATCCTCGAGGACGTTCCGGTGCAGGTGATCAAGGTCGGTTTCGCGGGCAGCCCCGAGTCGATCAGCACCATCGCGGAGATCGCCGCGGACTATCCGGACGTTCCTCTCATCGCGTACATGCCTGCGTTGTCCTGGTGGGACGAAGGCCCTGCGGACCTCTACGAAGACGCCTTCAAGGAGCTCTTGCTGCCGCAAACGACCGTGTTGGTAGGAAACCACAGCACCCTGTGGCGCTGGCTCCTTCCGGACTGGAACAAGGAGAGCAGCCCCACCGCCCGCGACCTCGCCAAGGCCGCTTCGGAGATGGGCGTGCCCTATACGCTCGTCACCGGCGTGCCGTTGCCGGACCAGTTCGTCGACAACGTGCTGGCCACGCCGCAGGCTGTGCTGGCCAGCGAGAAGTTCGAGCGTTTCGACGCCGTGTTCTCCGGCGCCGGCGACACCCTGTCGGCCGCCCTCGCCGCCCTGGTGGCCGGCGGCTCCGACCTCGCGGCGGCCGCCACCGAGGCGCTCGCCTATCTCGATCGCTGCCTCGACGGCGGCTTCCGGCCCGGCATGGGCCACGTGGTCCCGGATCGCCTGTTCTGGGCGCAGCCCGAAGCCGAAGCCGCCGACGAGGACGACTCCTCTTCCGCCCAGCCCGGTTTCGACCTGCCGCCCCATGACACCAAACACTGA
- a CDS encoding rubredoxin, with product MCLICGWIYDESTGAPEHGIAPGTPWDQVPMNWTCPECGARKEDFEMVQI from the coding sequence ATGTGTCTGATTTGCGGGTGGATTTATGACGAATCCACCGGCGCCCCCGAACATGGCATCGCGCCCGGAACCCCTTGGGACCAGGTGCCGATGAACTGGACCTGTCCGGAGTGTGGTGCCCGCAAGGAAGACTTCGAGATGGTCCAGATCTGA
- a CDS encoding response regulator, with translation MSTSGLKVLVIDDSNTIRRSAEIFLKQGGHEVMLAEDGFDALSKVNDYEPHLIFCDILMPRLDGYQTCAIIKRNAKFSAVPVVMLSSKDGVFDKARGRMVGSQDYLTKPFTKDQLLQTVQQFGQQK, from the coding sequence GTGAGCACGTCTGGGTTGAAGGTGCTGGTAATCGATGACAGCAACACCATCCGGCGCAGCGCGGAAATCTTCCTGAAGCAGGGCGGCCACGAGGTAATGCTGGCCGAGGACGGCTTCGACGCGCTGTCCAAGGTCAACGATTACGAGCCCCACCTGATCTTCTGCGACATCCTGATGCCCCGCCTCGACGGGTATCAGACCTGCGCCATCATCAAGCGCAACGCCAAGTTCTCTGCCGTGCCCGTCGTCATGCTGTCCTCGAAGGACGGCGTCTTCGACAAGGCCCGCGGCCGCATGGTCGGCTCGCAGGATTACCTTACCAAGCCTTTCACCAAGGACCAGCTGCTGCAGACCGTGCAGCAGTTCGGCCAACAGAAATAG
- a CDS encoding response regulator transcription factor: protein MAIKKVLVVDDSKTELMFMTDLLQKNGFSVKTAEGADDAFRRLAEEKPDLILMDVVMPGQNGFQLTRAITRDPNYADVPIIMCTSKNQETDRVWGMRQGARDYITKPVDADELMAKIKALG from the coding sequence ATGGCCATCAAGAAAGTGCTCGTCGTCGACGATTCGAAGACGGAACTCATGTTCATGACCGACCTTCTCCAGAAGAACGGCTTCTCGGTCAAGACCGCCGAGGGCGCGGACGATGCATTCCGCCGCCTCGCCGAGGAAAAGCCGGACCTGATCCTGATGGACGTCGTGATGCCCGGGCAGAACGGCTTCCAGCTCACGCGCGCGATCACCCGCGATCCGAACTACGCGGACGTGCCGATCATCATGTGCACGAGCAAGAACCAGGAAACCGACCGTGTGTGGGGCATGCGCCAGGGCGCGCGCGACTACATCACGAAGCCGGTGGACGCCGACGAACTCATGGCCAAGATCAAGGCCCTGGGCTGA
- a CDS encoding chemotaxis protein CheW — protein sequence MANREALRELQSRLASRLQAARSEGVQASWLAVESAGRKFLFPLAQSGEIFPFAATQVVPYTHPWFLGVANLRGGLYGVVDLGSFVSGQAPAQRSDAGRAESRLVALNALLEINCALLIDRLAGLRNIDAFTASNEAPQGSPEYFGSGYTDASGAYWQEINLQALSQQPQFLSISA from the coding sequence ATGGCCAACCGCGAAGCCCTCCGTGAGCTGCAGAGCCGGCTGGCCAGCCGGCTGCAGGCCGCCCGCAGCGAAGGCGTGCAGGCGTCCTGGCTGGCCGTCGAGTCCGCCGGGCGCAAGTTCCTGTTCCCCCTGGCCCAGTCGGGCGAGATCTTCCCCTTCGCCGCCACCCAGGTGGTGCCGTACACCCATCCGTGGTTCCTCGGCGTCGCCAACCTGCGCGGTGGACTCTATGGCGTCGTGGACCTGGGCAGCTTCGTCAGCGGCCAGGCGCCCGCGCAGCGTTCCGATGCCGGCCGCGCGGAGTCGCGGCTGGTCGCGCTCAATGCTCTCCTCGAGATCAATTGCGCACTCCTGATCGACCGCCTCGCCGGTCTGCGGAACATCGACGCCTTCACCGCCTCGAACGAGGCCCCCCAGGGCTCCCCCGAATACTTTGGCAGCGGCTACACCGATGCCAGCGGTGCTTACTGGCAGGAAATCAACCTGCAGGCGCTGTCGCAACAACCGCAGTTCCTGAGCATCAGTGCTTAG
- a CDS encoding methyl-accepting chemotaxis protein translates to MSVADSIKNLFGKKLPPDADPSVTQELSLGMPYGSTASIEAGSTQGVDRNSIEPDSVDSIDQLEEIDAAELIAVPLLGRRTTTTHQRFLFTLLSLALVVLGGVAIYAVNSADKVAQQVAGTGSSLMQSQRLAKSVSQALIGSPQAFPDVQESAKVLASTVRGLKNGDPSLRLAPVSGDLQTDVDKVLPLIDRAEKNAGTVMSQQKILTQVGAALRTINRQSSDLLEIAETVSSLKLQQNAAPAEISAAGQLVMLTQRIGKSANEFLTMEGVSPEAVFLLGKDLNSFKEIAQGMLDGSPELRLAASKDEQTRERLDALLKLYEQTRTQAGAILGNLQGLVSAREAQASIIQDSEPLRRQLEDIQGKLSAQTGLGFAALTALAVSSLFAILCAIGLAYVQLQDSRVRQQRAESQRHEAERQEQEAKRVNDANQAAILRLMNELQSVAEGDLTQEATVTEDITGAIADSVNYTVEELRQLVGAVQNTATKVAQTTAQVESTSTELLAASTEQLREIRETGQSVLDMASRINQVSGQAQESAQVARQTLRATEQGLQAVQNAIGGMNAIRDQIQETSKRIKRLGESSQEIGEITELISDITEQTNVLALNAAIQAASAGEAGRGFSVVAEEVQRLAERSADATRQISALVKAIQTDTQDAVAAMERSTQGVVEGAKLSDNAGTALTEIDQVSRRLAELIEQISTSASKEAESANVVAGNIQHIFAVTEQTGEGTRSTAQQVRELTRMAEELRQSVSRFKIA, encoded by the coding sequence ATGTCCGTCGCCGATTCCATCAAAAACCTGTTCGGTAAGAAACTGCCGCCCGACGCCGACCCGTCTGTCACCCAGGAACTGAGCCTGGGCATGCCTTACGGCTCCACCGCGAGCATCGAGGCCGGCAGCACCCAGGGCGTGGACCGCAACTCCATCGAGCCGGACAGCGTCGACTCGATCGACCAGCTCGAGGAAATCGACGCGGCGGAACTGATCGCGGTGCCCCTGCTGGGGCGCCGCACCACCACCACCCACCAGCGCTTCCTGTTCACGCTGCTGTCGCTGGCCCTGGTGGTCCTGGGCGGCGTGGCGATCTACGCGGTGAACTCCGCCGACAAGGTCGCCCAGCAGGTGGCGGGTACCGGTAGCTCGCTGATGCAGTCGCAGCGCCTGGCGAAGTCGGTGTCGCAGGCCCTGATCGGCAGCCCGCAGGCCTTCCCGGACGTGCAGGAGTCGGCCAAGGTGCTGGCCTCCACGGTGCGCGGCCTGAAGAACGGCGACCCCAGCCTGCGCCTGGCGCCGGTGAGCGGCGACCTGCAGACCGACGTCGACAAGGTGCTGCCGCTGATCGACCGCGCCGAGAAGAACGCCGGCACCGTGATGAGCCAGCAGAAGATCCTGACCCAGGTGGGCGCCGCTCTGCGCACGATCAACCGCCAGTCGTCCGACCTGCTGGAAATCGCCGAGACGGTGTCCTCGCTGAAGCTGCAGCAGAACGCCGCGCCCGCCGAGATCTCCGCCGCCGGCCAGCTGGTGATGCTGACCCAGCGTATCGGCAAGTCCGCCAACGAATTCCTGACGATGGAAGGCGTGTCGCCGGAAGCCGTGTTCCTGCTGGGCAAGGACTTGAACTCCTTCAAGGAAATCGCCCAAGGCATGCTGGATGGCAGCCCCGAGCTGCGCCTGGCCGCCTCCAAGGACGAACAGACGCGCGAACGCCTGGATGCGCTGCTGAAGCTGTACGAGCAGACCCGCACGCAAGCCGGCGCCATCCTGGGCAACCTGCAGGGCCTGGTGTCCGCTCGTGAAGCGCAAGCCTCGATCATCCAGGACTCCGAGCCGCTGCGCCGCCAGCTGGAAGACATCCAGGGCAAGCTGTCCGCGCAGACCGGCCTGGGCTTCGCCGCCCTGACCGCCCTGGCGGTGTCCTCGCTGTTCGCCATCCTGTGCGCCATCGGCCTCGCCTACGTGCAGCTGCAGGACTCGCGGGTTCGCCAGCAGCGCGCTGAATCGCAGCGCCACGAAGCCGAGCGCCAGGAGCAGGAAGCCAAGCGCGTGAACGACGCCAACCAGGCGGCCATTCTGCGGCTGATGAACGAACTGCAGTCGGTCGCCGAAGGCGACCTGACGCAGGAAGCGACCGTGACCGAGGACATCACCGGCGCCATCGCCGACTCGGTGAACTACACGGTGGAAGAACTTCGACAGCTGGTGGGCGCCGTGCAGAACACGGCAACCAAGGTGGCGCAGACGACGGCGCAGGTGGAATCGACCTCCACCGAGCTGCTGGCGGCCTCGACCGAGCAGCTGCGCGAAATTCGCGAAACCGGCCAGTCCGTGCTGGACATGGCGTCCCGAATCAACCAGGTGTCCGGGCAGGCGCAGGAGTCCGCCCAGGTGGCCCGCCAGACGCTGCGCGCGACCGAGCAGGGCCTGCAGGCCGTGCAGAACGCCATCGGCGGCATGAACGCCATCCGCGACCAGATCCAGGAAACCTCCAAGCGGATCAAGCGGCTGGGCGAATCGTCGCAGGAGATCGGTGAAATCACCGAACTGATTTCCGACATTACCGAACAGACGAACGTGCTGGCCCTGAACGCCGCCATCCAGGCCGCGTCGGCCGGTGAAGCCGGCCGCGGCTTCTCGGTGGTGGCGGAAGAAGTGCAGCGCCTCGCTGAACGTTCCGCGGACGCCACGCGCCAGATCTCGGCGCTGGTGAAGGCCATTCAGACCGACACGCAGGACGCCGTGGCCGCCATGGAGCGCTCCACGCAGGGTGTGGTGGAAGGGGCCAAGCTGTCCGACAACGCGGGTACCGCGCTGACGGAAATCGACCAGGTGTCGCGCCGCCTCGCCGAACTGATCGAGCAGATCTCGACCTCCGCGTCCAAGGAAGCCGAATCCGCCAACGTGGTGGCCGGAAACATCCAGCACATCTTCGCCGTGACGGAACAGACCGGTGAAGGTACCCGTTCGACCGCGCAGCAGGTGCGCGAGCTGACCCGGATGGCCGAGGAACTGCGCCAGTCTGTGTCGCGATTCAAGATTGCATAA
- a CDS encoding Hpt domain-containing protein, translating to MQATELDQDLANNDLGPLAWVLDELRKSLESASSALRRFVRDTAQARGQDMSSVDTGQLRIARQHMHQAVGALEMVGLAAPASILRAMEGAAQKFVEKPELCTEAAAAKVERAGFALTEFLEALLGGKDVSPLSLFPQYKDVQDLAGANQAHPGDLWGMDWRWNEVQGPAAQPLAYEPAVRARMDQAVLRIVKSADAAAGRELVDVSQGLATAQQDRQPRIFWRIAAGYFEAISLGLLPPDVFVKRAASRVLLQYASLAKGEQGVSDRLAQDLAFFCAQAVPPQGASAPALAAVREAYGLGKHKPVDYATSPFGRFDPVLLSQMRKRIGAAKESWSALSGGDAHKLKTVLDQFTALNDTLLKLYPPSEPLAKGLSSAMEAVGRSGRPPSPELAMEVAKDLDPNDATLPERTQRLSERLLKVVHGGQQEPLEHWVEDLYRRVSDKQTMGSVVGELRGTLGELEKLLDMFFRNPADKGPLREAAQMRGVLSVLGLEQASQAVLRMRDTVENIIVTEVDEEKARAAGTFDKLGTNLGALGFLIDMLNYQPTLAKKLFVWDDLNGELRPLMGREGGDSHVLASSRAPVVAAPAPLAAPELSIDFAPVQPAPAPVAKPAPAPVVAAPAPVVDDGDDDGELLDIFLEEAKEVVQNGLGALQALAADPGNLADMTTLRRAFHTLKGSSRMVGLNEFGEAAWSMEQVMNTWLADQKPSNDELRSLCTQAMELFDVWIADISSRTETAWKASAFRAPADAMRTEHRLVRIASPKGGAVSAPAPLEVAPASEPVPAQDLEIISSLAALDELPTQAPAPLPAPAPAAEPAIELSFDSLDFAPAPVVAPEPAPASVPAALELPDFGDLNLDFAAAAPAPAIAPVADPAPVAEPVASLPDFEFDFEVTPAEPVPATEVSELSLDELPPEFAELGTTQKLLKVELPAEEMKIELPVRPPHEDLPEFSTTAILPKLELPPAAAAPAVPAEPAAPIEIDGIDFSSLSAVAGPAAQPEPVAAPVPAMQPEPEPQPEVLEAAAPARDEQVKVIGHLRIGIPLYNVYLNEADEWSRRLATEISEWTLEMNQRVPDSTVGWAHALAGSSATVGFQALSDIARGLEGALQHTQTLATGTREHARVFTEASEEVRRLLHQFAAGFLKDPEPRILQELQQLKDAEGEPRSETPESVFPTPDAAEIAAVTPPPMERPRPVVQPLIAPVQTVLAPRHAPLAQVSGDEDLDVVDAIDPDLFPIFEEEAAELMPALGSALRLWASHPGQREPRDQVLRHLHTLKGSARLAGALQLGELAHRMESEVEYLGHENIAAADVDTLLQRFDAMQARFDTLRATGGVAPAEAAYEAPAPVAAPAPAPVHAAAPVQAAAPQVQAAAAPVVRSTAIALPVQTQLAPARQAANQAVRVRSQLLDRLVNQAGEVMITRSRLESELKQLRGSLGDLTGNLDRLRGQLRDIEVQAESQMQSRMAQAKETSGFDPLEFDRFTRVQELTRMMAESVNDVATVQRNIQRVVEATEDDLIAQARQTRELQRDLLRTRMVEFEGISDRLYRVVRLAAKESSKQVKLDILGGSIEMDRGVLDRMTPAFEHLLRNCVAHGVETPDVRTGAGKDATGTISIHVRQEGNDVSVEFQDDGAGLNVPRIREKALQQGLITPEQQISDEEAANLIFLPGFSTAQQVTELAGRGIGMDVVRAEVNALGGRIETSTQMGRGTSFKLVLPLTTAVTQVVMVRSGRLAIGVPANLVELVRRASVKEVQQAYNSASFDFGGEQLPFFWSGALLQSSSRSNEPQGKTLPVVIFRSAAQRVAVHVDEVLGNQEVVVKNLGPQMSRLPGLAGMSVLASGAVVLIYNPVALTQVYGEQARAMSADHASPDVLGENAVRVVTPAKPVAPAVPSVPLVLVVDDSITVRRVTQRLLQREGYRVALAADGLQALERLADELPTVVLSDIEMPRMDGFDLARNIRADARLKALPIVMITSRIAEKHREHAKELGVNHYLGKPYSEEELLSLVKHYARQGVAA from the coding sequence ATGCAAGCCACCGAACTCGACCAAGACCTGGCAAACAACGACCTGGGCCCATTGGCCTGGGTTCTGGACGAGCTGCGCAAGTCGCTCGAGTCCGCTTCGTCCGCGCTGCGGCGCTTCGTGCGCGATACCGCGCAGGCCCGCGGCCAGGACATGAGCTCCGTCGACACGGGGCAGCTGCGCATCGCGCGCCAGCACATGCACCAGGCCGTCGGTGCGCTGGAGATGGTGGGGCTGGCTGCGCCGGCCTCGATCCTGCGCGCCATGGAAGGCGCGGCGCAGAAGTTCGTCGAGAAGCCCGAGCTGTGCACCGAGGCCGCCGCGGCCAAGGTGGAGCGCGCCGGCTTCGCGCTGACGGAATTCCTCGAAGCGCTGCTGGGCGGCAAGGACGTCTCGCCGCTGTCGCTGTTCCCGCAGTACAAGGACGTGCAGGACCTCGCGGGCGCCAACCAGGCCCACCCCGGCGACCTGTGGGGCATGGACTGGCGCTGGAACGAAGTGCAGGGCCCCGCGGCGCAGCCGCTCGCCTATGAGCCCGCCGTGCGCGCGCGCATGGACCAGGCGGTGCTGCGCATCGTCAAGTCCGCCGACGCCGCCGCCGGCCGCGAGCTGGTCGACGTCAGCCAGGGCCTGGCCACGGCGCAGCAGGACCGCCAGCCGCGCATCTTCTGGCGCATCGCCGCCGGCTACTTCGAGGCGATCTCGCTGGGCCTGTTGCCGCCCGACGTGTTCGTCAAGCGCGCCGCTTCGCGCGTGCTGCTGCAATACGCATCGCTCGCCAAAGGCGAGCAGGGCGTGTCCGACCGCCTGGCGCAGGACCTCGCTTTCTTCTGCGCGCAGGCCGTGCCGCCGCAGGGCGCCAGCGCGCCGGCCCTGGCGGCCGTGCGCGAGGCCTATGGCCTGGGCAAGCACAAGCCGGTCGACTACGCGACCAGCCCCTTCGGCCGTTTCGACCCCGTGCTGCTGTCGCAGATGCGCAAGCGCATCGGCGCGGCCAAGGAGTCGTGGTCGGCGCTGTCGGGTGGCGACGCCCACAAGCTCAAGACGGTGCTGGACCAGTTCACGGCGCTGAACGACACGCTGCTGAAGCTCTATCCGCCGAGCGAGCCGCTGGCCAAGGGCCTGAGCTCCGCGATGGAAGCGGTGGGCCGCTCCGGCCGCCCGCCGAGCCCCGAACTGGCCATGGAAGTGGCCAAGGACCTCGACCCGAACGACGCCACCTTGCCCGAGCGCACGCAGCGCCTGTCCGAGCGCCTGCTGAAGGTGGTGCACGGCGGCCAGCAGGAGCCGCTGGAACACTGGGTCGAGGACCTGTACCGGCGCGTCAGCGACAAGCAGACCATGGGCAGCGTCGTCGGCGAACTGCGCGGCACCCTGGGCGAGCTGGAAAAGCTGCTGGACATGTTCTTCCGCAACCCGGCCGACAAGGGGCCGCTGCGGGAGGCGGCGCAGATGCGCGGCGTGCTGTCCGTGCTGGGCCTGGAACAGGCCTCGCAGGCCGTGCTGCGCATGCGCGACACGGTCGAGAACATCATCGTGACCGAGGTCGACGAAGAGAAGGCGCGCGCCGCCGGCACCTTCGACAAGCTGGGCACGAACCTCGGCGCGTTGGGCTTCCTGATCGACATGCTGAACTACCAGCCGACGCTGGCGAAGAAGCTGTTCGTGTGGGACGACCTCAATGGCGAGCTGCGCCCGCTGATGGGCCGTGAAGGCGGCGACTCGCACGTGCTGGCGTCGAGCCGCGCGCCCGTCGTGGCCGCGCCGGCGCCGCTTGCCGCGCCGGAGCTGTCCATCGATTTCGCCCCGGTGCAGCCGGCCCCGGCCCCGGTGGCCAAGCCGGCGCCCGCGCCCGTGGTGGCTGCGCCCGCCCCCGTCGTCGACGACGGCGACGATGACGGCGAGCTGCTGGACATCTTCCTGGAGGAAGCCAAGGAGGTCGTGCAGAACGGCCTGGGCGCCTTGCAGGCGCTGGCCGCCGACCCCGGCAACCTGGCGGACATGACCACGCTGCGCCGCGCGTTCCACACGCTCAAGGGCAGCTCGCGCATGGTGGGCCTCAACGAGTTCGGTGAAGCCGCGTGGTCGATGGAGCAGGTGATGAACACCTGGCTCGCCGACCAGAAGCCGTCCAACGACGAACTTCGCAGCCTGTGCACGCAGGCGATGGAGCTGTTCGACGTCTGGATCGCCGACATCTCCAGCCGCACGGAAACCGCCTGGAAGGCCTCCGCATTCCGCGCACCCGCCGACGCCATGCGCACCGAGCACCGCCTGGTGCGCATCGCTTCGCCGAAGGGCGGCGCCGTGTCCGCGCCGGCCCCGCTGGAAGTCGCGCCTGCGTCCGAGCCCGTGCCGGCGCAGGACCTCGAGATCATCTCCTCGCTGGCCGCGCTGGACGAACTGCCGACGCAGGCCCCCGCGCCGCTGCCGGCACCCGCTCCCGCCGCCGAGCCGGCCATCGAGCTGAGCTTCGACAGCCTGGACTTTGCGCCCGCGCCCGTTGTGGCGCCCGAACCCGCGCCTGCGTCCGTGCCGGCCGCGCTCGAGTTGCCCGATTTCGGCGACCTCAACCTCGACTTCGCCGCCGCCGCGCCGGCACCGGCCATCGCGCCGGTGGCGGACCCCGCGCCGGTGGCCGAACCGGTGGCCTCGCTGCCCGATTTCGAGTTCGACTTCGAAGTGACGCCGGCCGAGCCGGTGCCGGCGACCGAAGTTTCGGAACTGAGCCTCGACGAACTGCCGCCCGAATTCGCGGAACTCGGTACCACGCAGAAGCTGCTCAAGGTGGAACTGCCGGCCGAGGAAATGAAGATCGAGCTGCCCGTGCGGCCCCCGCACGAGGACCTGCCCGAATTCAGCACCACGGCGATCCTGCCCAAGCTGGAGCTCCCGCCCGCCGCCGCCGCACCCGCGGTGCCGGCGGAGCCGGCCGCGCCGATCGAGATCGACGGCATCGACTTCTCCAGCCTGTCCGCTGTCGCCGGCCCCGCCGCGCAGCCGGAACCGGTCGCCGCGCCGGTGCCGGCGATGCAGCCCGAACCCGAGCCGCAGCCCGAAGTGCTGGAGGCCGCGGCCCCGGCGCGCGACGAGCAGGTCAAGGTCATCGGCCACCTGCGCATCGGCATCCCGCTCTACAACGTCTACCTCAACGAGGCGGACGAGTGGTCGCGCCGCCTCGCCACCGAGATCAGCGAGTGGACGCTGGAAATGAACCAGCGCGTGCCCGATTCCACGGTGGGCTGGGCCCATGCGCTGGCGGGCAGCTCCGCCACCGTGGGCTTCCAGGCGCTGTCCGACATCGCCCGCGGCCTCGAAGGCGCGCTGCAGCACACGCAGACGCTGGCCACCGGCACGCGTGAACACGCCCGCGTGTTCACCGAAGCTTCCGAAGAAGTGCGCCGCCTGCTGCACCAGTTCGCCGCCGGTTTCCTGAAGGATCCCGAGCCGCGCATCCTGCAGGAACTGCAGCAGCTGAAGGACGCCGAAGGCGAGCCGCGTTCCGAGACGCCCGAAAGCGTGTTCCCCACGCCGGACGCCGCGGAGATCGCCGCCGTCACGCCGCCGCCGATGGAGCGTCCGCGCCCGGTGGTGCAGCCGCTGATCGCGCCGGTGCAGACCGTGCTCGCGCCCAGGCATGCGCCGCTGGCGCAGGTGAGCGGCGACGAAGACCTCGACGTCGTCGACGCCATCGACCCCGACCTGTTCCCGATCTTCGAGGAAGAGGCGGCCGAACTGATGCCCGCGCTGGGCAGCGCGCTGCGCCTGTGGGCCAGCCACCCGGGCCAGCGCGAGCCGCGCGACCAGGTGCTGCGCCACCTGCACACGCTCAAGGGCAGCGCCCGCCTGGCCGGCGCGCTGCAGCTGGGCGAACTGGCGCACCGCATGGAGTCCGAGGTGGAATACCTCGGCCACGAGAACATCGCCGCCGCCGACGTCGACACGCTGCTGCAGCGTTTCGATGCGATGCAGGCCCGCTTCGACACGCTGCGTGCCACCGGCGGCGTCGCCCCGGCGGAAGCCGCCTACGAAGCGCCGGCGCCGGTGGCCGCGCCCGCTCCGGCGCCGGTGCACGCCGCCGCGCCGGTGCAGGCCGCCGCACCGCAAGTGCAGGCCGCCGCTGCGCCGGTGGTGCGCAGCACCGCCATCGCGCTGCCGGTGCAGACGCAGCTGGCGCCCGCGCGCCAGGCCGCCAACCAGGCGGTGCGCGTGCGCTCGCAGCTGCTGGACCGCCTGGTCAACCAGGCCGGCGAGGTGATGATCACCCGCTCGCGCCTGGAGTCCGAACTGAAGCAGCTGCGTGGCTCGCTCGGCGACCTCACCGGCAACCTGGACCGCCTGCGCGGCCAGCTGCGGGACATCGAGGTGCAGGCCGAGTCGCAGATGCAGTCGCGCATGGCGCAGGCCAAGGAAACCTCGGGCTTCGACCCGCTGGAGTTCGACCGCTTCACCCGCGTGCAGGAACTGACTCGCATGATGGCCGAGTCGGTGAACGACGTGGCCACGGTGCAGCGGAACATCCAGCGCGTGGTGGAAGCCACCGAAGACGACCTGATCGCGCAGGCCCGCCAGACCCGCGAACTGCAGCGCGACCTGCTGCGCACGCGCATGGTGGAGTTCGAGGGCATCTCGGACCGCCTGTACCGCGTGGTGCGCCTGGCCGCCAAGGAAAGCAGCAAGCAGGTCAAGCTGGACATCCTGGGCGGCTCGATCGAAATGGACCGCGGCGTGCTGGATCGCATGACGCCGGCCTTCGAACACCTGCTGCGCAACTGCGTGGCCCACGGTGTCGAAACGCCCGACGTGCGCACCGGCGCCGGCAAGGATGCCACCGGCACCATCAGCATCCACGTGCGCCAGGAAGGCAACGACGTCTCGGTGGAATTCCAGGACGACGGCGCCGGCCTGAACGTGCCGCGGATCCGCGAGAAGGCGCTGCAGCAAGGGCTGATCACGCCCGAGCAGCAGATCTCCGACGAGGAAGCGGCCAACCTGATCTTCCTGCCCGGTTTCTCCACCGCGCAGCAAGTGACGGAACTGGCCGGCCGCGGCATCGGCATGGACGTGGTGCGCGCCGAAGTCAACGCGCTCGGCGGCCGCATCGAGACCTCGACCCAGATGGGCCGCGGCACGAGCTTCAAGCTGGTGCTGCCGCTGACCACCGCGGTCACGCAGGTGGTGATGGTGCGCTCCGGCAGGCTGGCCATCGGCGTGCCCGCCAACCTGGTGGAACTGGTGCGCCGCGCCAGCGTCAAGGAAGTGCAGCAGGCCTACAACTCGGCCAGTTTCGACTTCGGCGGCGAGCAGCTGCCCTTCTTCTGGTCGGGCGCGCTGCTGCAGTCCTCTTCGCGCAGCAACGAGCCGCAGGGCAAGACGCTGCCGGTCGTGATCTTCCGCTCCGCCGCGCAGCGCGTGGCGGTGCACGTCGACGAAGTGCTGGGCAACCAGGAAGTCGTGGTGAAGAACCTCGGGCCGCAGATGTCGCGCCTGCCCGGCCTGGCCGGCATGAGCGTGCTGGCATCCGGCGCCGTGGTCCTGATCTACAACCCGGTGGCGCTGACGCAGGTGTACGGCGAGCAGGCCCGCGCGATGAGCGCGGACCACGCCAGCCCCGACGTGCTCGGCGAAAACGCCGTGCGGGTCGTCACGCCGGCGAAGCCGGTCGCCCCGGCGGTGCCTTCGGTGCCGCTGGTGCTGGTGGTCGACGACTCGATCACGGTGCGCCGCGTGACGCAGCGCCTGCTGCAGCGCGAAGGCTACCGCGTCGCGCTGGCGGCCGACGGCCTGCAGGCGCTGGAGCGGCTGGCCGACGAACTGCCGACGGTGGTGCTGTCGGACATCGAGATGCCGCGCATGGACGGCTTCGACCTGGCCCGCAACATCCGCGCCGACGCCCGCCTGAAGGCCTTGCCGATCGTGATGATCACCTCGCGCATCGCCGAGAAGCATCGCGAGCACGCCAAGGAACTGGGCGTGAACCACTACCTGGGCAAGCCGTACTCGGAAGAGGAGCTGCTGAGCCTGGTGAAGCACTACGCCAGGCAGGGCGTGGCAGCGTAA